Genomic DNA from Salvia miltiorrhiza cultivar Shanhuang (shh) chromosome 1, IMPLAD_Smil_shh, whole genome shotgun sequence:
aGCATGCAATCTGAACTTCACCTAATATTAGTTTaactttgatgatgatgagtataTAGAAGCTCGAAGGTCTAAgaagacaaaaattaatatatttgacttaatttcaaCTGTCAACTAAGCTTTAAAtccgttgaaagtcaaacttatgtgaaaattgcaacaaaaatataaattcatgtattttttggcttaattgaaagtacaggtgaaaattgcaatcatttcaaagttcgtgtattttttttgttgttgtaaccccttaaatcaacacctacaaatcaatttaagatcCCATAATATATGAGGGATACTATTGGAaccattccatatatatatatatatatatatatatatatatatatatatattaggtgtATAGTAATACTAGGATTAATATAGCTAGCTAGATTAATTGGCCTGATCCAAGATGATAAGATGTGATTTTAATGGTGCATATTGTGGTGGTGCATTCTAATTTTGGATGAAACAGACGCATGTAATTAAGTGGCATGAATATAAAGGGTAAAACATgtcaagaaaaaaataataattaaccaAAATCATGGTCTAATTTAGATGATTTTATTGCTGATCGGAATTCAACTCCACCTAGTTTGTTTACTTAAGTTCATAAGAAAAGACATGGTGGTCCATATTAGTCTGCTTTGCTCAAGCACATCCATTAATGTTGTTGGAATCAACTTTGTGCCCTTATCCCACTTTTTTCTAAAGTTGAGATGTATTAAGTTGACAATATTCTCAATATTCTACTCTAAAAATTAAGGATATAAACAAAACTAATAgacctttttaattttatgttaggGCGTATCGACCAAAGTTAAATAAGGTGGACTCCTATGAACAGATTTAACGTTGTcacttttttaatataattgacACTTTTCTTTAGGATAATTAAGACTTTCTAGTTTGAAAGGTATACTAACAAATGTCACTTTTCTTCATGTTATATTGTTATGTAGACATCCTTTTTAAGAGtttttgcaaaatttaaaaGAGGGAGAAGTATGAAATAAAGCCTTTTCTACTCTTATTAATTTAGAGTCCTTTATTTTATAGTACTAGTTAAAGTAGCTATTTCAACATTAATTGCGGAGAAGAGGATCAGGGTTGGTCCTGACAAAAATGAGGTACTCGATCGGCTCAAAATTATAAACACAAATAATCATGTGTaatcggttgcaccgtgcaactgattTTCAGAATTACACTACTTCATTCGGAAAATAACACTTGAACATTtccaaatgacactacttcgacatacttcaagtgtcatttgtatgtcgaaatagtgtcattcagaaaccagTTCCACGGTGCAATCGATTGTACGTGAGAGTGTCTCAATTATAAAAATGAGCCTCAGTATATTGTTGTGCGTACTACattgaaaagtaaaaaaaatgtccattacttataaaaaatgaCTTCGCAATCTAACATTTTTACTTGTAAAATCATGTACGACATCGTTCAAATATATGTTATCTAAAATCTCTTTAAAGGGTGATGAAAACAACTGGTGTTAATTAGGTCTTCTCATGCAATCTTGTATTCTGTGGAATCATCAGGTTGTCAATTTTGTTTGGCATATCATCACCTTTGCAACTTCTATATGGTCTTAATTTCTTCATTGTGGCATAGACTTCACCCAATAGCTTTATTAACATTATATGAGATGATaaacttaaaaaattatttgacaACAAAGAACTTTTTTGCAAGTATTCGAccaattaatttgttaattctCAATTAATATGCAGGAATTTCTATGGGTTTGTAACTTTAATTAGCATGCGCAGCCACCTTTCAAATTAacatttccaaaaaaaattaatcattgGTGAGTTGACCTTACCAAAGTGGTGTTATTGTAATGTTTTAATTATAGATGTGGTGATATTGTAATGTTTTAGTTATAGTGTTAAAATTACAAAGTGGGTAAAAGTTCGTGCATTAATTGATATTTAGTCCGTTTAAATAGTAATCGTTTGGTACGCGGCATGAGATAAGGTGTGATATGTTTGACTGAGatattttttactatatatcatatcaatatcatattttatatgatgcattaaaataatatatgttGTTTGGTGTGATATATTATGTATAATAACAATACTTATGATTAAGATTTTATATACCACGTCCACGTTGTATATAATTAAAATCCTTCaaatcagtataatattttggagcttttaatttataaagggcTGTGtgtttcatattattttttatcaaacaaaATATTAAGATGTCATGGATATATTATAATACATCATAATCACCCGTACCAAATGAATCCTAAAGAAACTATGAATCTAGTTACATGGAACAACTGACCAAGAGATGAAACCATTCTTTTTTGAGGCCgatgaaatataattttattaaggaAAATAGATAAGAAAAGTTAAAATGAGCAGTTTCCTCGTTTGGTAAGATTAATTTCAAATGTTCAATTTTTATTGGATGATTGTGCTTTTTGGCAAAGTGTTTTGCTTtctatttttaagtttttttttttccctctctttttttGTTACGAGAAACGAAATAGTCATGAAACCTTTGAAGCCCATGTAAAGTAAAAATTGTAAATGTATATGTAGAGTCGAGGGCTGCAATGTGAAACAAATTTGACTTCTTTGATTTCTCAAATGCCCATATTTTATgacaatttaagaagttggaaTTTAAATATTTCGGCTTTGTGAgtcaataaaaattatttttgtttttttggatCGGAACAAAAGTTGGATTTTATATATTGAGTTACATGCTATATTCCACTATTTTTcatatcctttttttttttctaaacgactattttttatatctttaatCAGAttgtagaatttttttttctttattacaAGGATGAGTTAGAAATTATAGCTTCTAATGAtgtatgtgtgtttttttttgtttgatagtATTATCCATGTATATCAtttaaaaacattttttttaatcaaagaCTAAATTTCATTAATATGCGCTCCAATATTTTTTGTGTTCATGATAATTAAATTTAGCAAAAATAATGTATATTcatcttatattatattataggTGCACTCTAATAACTCAATGATTATTACtctatttcatattgttatGGATATATATATTGGACAATTTATTAATTCGTGatgaattttttgaaaaatatcaaCACTACAATCCACATAACACGtgaaaattgcaaaaaatattGTGGTAAATCTAAAAATTGTCCTTGAAATTACAATATCTCAAATAACAACACCCGTAGGAGGTAGATAATGAAGATGCCACAATTTGCTCCATTTAAACAAACTTAcaaaaacatatatatagatgaaaaaattagtaaaaaaaaatataattacatAAATAGAGGTAGCTAGCCCATGTATATGTGAAGACGCAATGCCATAATGAGAATGgtaaaaattccaaaaaaaatgagagTGTGGATCATGATCGCCTTGCCGTTGGTGGTGAAGTTGCCGAACTCGACGGGTCGGGTACTGCCCGGCATCTGAAACAGGACCCCCGGAGACAGAAGAACGAATAGGAACAACCCGATTAGAATCGGACCCCAATCCAACATCCTTGCCTCTGCCTTGGATCAATTCCTCCACGATTTTGAAAACGATGTTTTGCTTCGGttttaaagattttgaaaaggGTTTTGTTTCTTTGGTTGGAGGGAACGGATCTTCATTGCTTTGGATCTAGGGTTCTAAGATGCTCACCATTACTACTTTAAATTAACATCTTCACCTTTTTTACCTTAACTAGCatttggaaaatatttttatactccctccgtccactaattcatgacttAGGGGAGGAAatacggattttaagaaaaagtgtattgtttattagctgagtggagaaaaagtgtattgtttattgtgacccataaattaaaaaatatataaataattactaaaaatgggtaggacatgaattggtggacggaccaaaaaaaaaagtatgacatgaattgatggacggagggagtatttttttaaatatataattgataCCAACTTAATGATcgtataaaatattataaatataataaaaaataattttgactaaatatatttgatcagctaaatataagaaaaatactactacaataataaaaattgatattatgaagaAGTAAAAGATTAAGGGGAAAAACTAAATAGGGAAAAAGATAAGAGatgaggattttttttttttaactttttaaaataGTAGTATAACTTTAACATTTTAAATCTAACTTTTTAAAATAGTagtataacttttacattttaaatctagtatttatataaaatatagtatcaataaaataagttgttttgatctttaatttgatatacatatcaaatattttataatcggtcgaatttcacaatttttgaaaataaataaaataaaaaataataaaaaaggaaattaaagtaaaaaaatatagtttataaaagaatcttcaattttattataataaaaaattaccactcaatttcaaaattgacctcaaactgaaagttgtatttttaatatattatagattttgattttttatctactttatagtttttttttaattaaaactaagacCTCTTACAAAAGAGTGTCTTTGAGCGCCTCGACTTTACTATTTGAGCTAGGCTCGTTGGCATCTACTTTATAGttataatcatatattatgtCGTTTCCCAAGTCATATACTCGTTTGCTTTTTTTGAAACCAAAAACAAGAGACTTTTTATTGATCACACGAACATGACATATGGAGATGACCCACCACAGAAAACggaggttcattccaaacaCGATGTGAAAGTAAATCTCTTGCTAACTTCGCCAAACAATGAGCGATAACATTTTGATCCCGTTTGACATGCTGAAGACGAATCTGAGGCATAGCCAAAAGATCGGTTCGGCAGAGAGAAGCCAAAACTCCAAGCTCCGTGAAATTCCTCTCCCCCGAGCTAATAGCATCACAAGCACGCTTACAATCCGACTCCACGACACCTCGGTGATAACCCAACTCCTTCAACCATGACAAAGCTTCCTTGATACCCATCATTTCACCCTCCTCCACACTCCGGCAACCCAGCATTTTCATATACTCGTTTGCTAGGGATGGTAAATTGGTAATGATGTATGTAACAACAAATCAATTaatatcatataaattatttttataaggcCCAACTAAGAAAATTATTATACAGGGCCCAGTAATAGCTGAATCATGGTTTACATTTTTTACTATAGCCCAAGAGAATATATATTACACAGTCTACAATTACAAAAATGCATTAATAAACTCACAAAGGAAAAGTGCATTAATTTCTTACAAAAGTTGGATCTACTTGTATTGTCATCCTAAAATTTTATCAGAGAGCAATATAAGTAATAAATGTGACATACGTAACTAATTTTCCACAGCTTAGTAATTTGATAAAATGGCCATAGTAATTGATTTATCGTTGATGAAAAAGtcattttattttgatatacaaTTATATGATTAATAAtgtaatcaaaattttaaacaaAATACACATAAAATCCAAATACTTACATTACTACAGAAACACTAGCATAACCGATAACTTAAAATACCGAcagtatttaattattaatgattttttttttagaaagtTTAGAAAGTAGAACATTTTCAAAGAAATTAAtgcatatttaaaaaaaacaacatTTTTTTTACGAAAAAGAAATCTTCTCCTTTCATGCATCATCATGAAACAATTCCCAACAAACTAAACAACCAAACTAATTCCCAGAAACAataaacaaaaccaaaaaaataaaaataaaaataaaagaaagaaaaagaaaaataatttccATCATCAAGCCTGCCTCTTTGGCTCGTAGCAATCGCCATTTTCACGGTTAATACACCTTGCTCACGCCTGGTAATTTCAATCCATTTTGCATGCATGCAATCCTTTCGATCCCGATTTCATCGTCGGTTTTGAATTTCACCAATTGTTGAATCTGTAGGAGGAGGTGAGTTATTGTTAATCGTAAGTGATGACGAGTCAAGGGGGATTATCATCGTCGACGAAGAGAAGCTTGTCATCGTTGATTATGCATTCGCCGTCTCAGGGCAGGAAGaaatccgccgccgcctccgaaGGCGGCGGAGCTTTCTTGGGCTCTCCCTCTCACCGCAAATCGCAATCTCTGTCTCTCTCCACTCCCCGCTCCATGTATAAttctctttttatttatttatttgcattTTTCGATTATTCTTCTAATCCAAACTTGCATTGCTTGTGTGTTTTGCCACAAAATGTCAATTGATAAAATTTGTGGTTGAGGAATATAAGATCAGATTCGTTACATATTTAACCTGCAATTTCGATTCTTTGCTTTCGATCTCTGTATTATATCTGAGATGGAGAAGTTTTAGTATGTATTTGTGCTTGAgattttgattctttttttttcttttttttttcatgttcatATCAAGCATTAAGGTAAGTTTAGATATACTCAGTTTCTCTTAATTATTTATAGCTAAAAGgtaaaagaataaaagtttGAACCATTTTCAATGGAAATAAAGATTTTAGAGTGCATTTCTTATTATCTAGCTTAGGATGTTCAGAGATATGAATTGTAAAACCCAAACATTATGCATTAGGAAGTAAACACTCGAAATCGCTTCAATTTGTTAGCGTTGTTCTATGTAAGTTCGAAAAGGGGAGAGTCTTGTGGGTTGTGTCAGACAGTCTAACGGGTCGAGATGTTTGGTAGTTAGTCTTTGGTTTGAAGAAAAGCATGCCATATATAGTTAGTGTGGTAAGTACTAAAGCATTAATGTGATGCTAGCAACAGGGCATTGTCAGGGGAGAGAACGGTGAAGAGACTGCGTCTGTCTCGAGCCGTGACAGTACCTGAAACAACGAGTATCAAAGAAGCTTGTCAGCGGATGGCTGCAAGAAGAGTTGATGCTTTATTGCTCACTGATTCTAATGCATTGCTCTGTGGGATCCTCACAGACAAGGTATCATCAATGCCTCCTATTATTGCTTCTTCCCCTTTCCTAATTTGATAGTCATCATACGATTTGGATTTGTGTTAATGAAGGATATAGCTACAAGAGTCATAGCTCGAGAGCTCAATATGGATGAAACGCCTGCTTCCAAGGTTATGACCAGGAACCCCGTCTTTGTCCTGTCCGACACTCTTGCTGTCGAAGCCCTCCAAAAGATGGTCCAAGGTAGATATCTCGAGTGGATTGGCCCGACTAGCATATTTCTAAAACTCATGATGTCATCTCTTCCAAATTGTGATGTTTGTGGACAGGAAAGTTTAGACATCTACCTGTTGTCGAAAATGGTGAGGTGATTGCTCTGCTTGACATTACCAAATGCTTGTATGATGCCATCGCCCGTTTGGAGCGTGCAGCAGAGAAGGGAAAGGCCATTGCAGCTGCTGTTGAAGGTGTTGAGAAGCAATGGGGCACCTCAGCCTCTGGTTAGTCCTTCGTCTTCATTTCACAACCAAACCTCGTTTCAAATTCAAGATTCGATTGATGCTTGTTTCTGTAATTTGCAGGCCCCGGCCCCAACACCTTCGTTGAGACACTTCGAGAGCGATTTAAGCCCTCCTTATCCACCATAATTTCTGAGAATACAAAGTAGGTAATATCTTCACTTGTACTAATTCTTTATGCCAATGTTATGTATGACATTTAATTAAAAGGTAAGAAGTCTCttattcttttcttattttatgaTGATTAGGATTGCTACAGTCGATCAAACTGACACTGTCGTAGCTGCTGCGAAAAGGATGCACGAGCAACGAGCAAGCTGCGCCGTTGTAACAGTTGATAACAAACCTCATGGAATTCTAACGTGAGCTACATGTTCAAAACTTGCTTGATTAAATCAGATATATGCATTATAAACTATGTGAATTTCACTCTTTCTTGCACTTTTTTTTGTACTTGACATTTCCTCTTAGTTCGAGAGATATCGTGCGGAGAGTCATAGCTCTCAATCTTCCACCAGAAACCACCCTAGTGGAGAAGGTACACATATACATGctttaaacttttaatttttctgCAATGGATGAATTAATCAACGAGTAATTTGAGTTGCATATATAGGTGATGACTGCAAATCCAGAATGTTCTTCAATTGATTCTTCTATAGTAGAGGCTCTTCATAGCATGCATGAAGGGAAGTATATGCACCTTCTAGTTGTCGATAAAGGTAGATACGCCCCTCCTTGTTTTGATCAAAGCTTATACAAGTACTTTTTCCTGCGTATCGTTGGATGATTGTCGTAAAATACACCACTCGTTTAAACAAACGCTCTAATCTCACGAGGGCGATGATGCAGATGGGGTGCTTGTAACTGTCATCGATGTGCTCAATATAACGCACGCGGCTGTAACCACTGTAAGTCGAAGTTTACTAATGCcaaaaaaaatggtgaactaATGAACTCTTTTGCATGTGTTCAAAACTTGTGTTTTTCACAGGTTGGTAGTGCTGGACTTAACAATGAAGCTGCAAGCAGCATGATTCAGAACTTCTGGGACAATGCAATGGCGCTAAGCCCCGACGACGACGATGAGAACCGGAGGTACGTGCATCGTCACCGTCAGATCTCTTAGAATTTTCTTGGTGATGATGTGTTGCTGATTTTTTTTGCATATGTTTTGTAAGTGTGGCTTCGTTGAAGATGCAATCTGAGGGAGGGGACACGGCTCTCTTCCTTCAGCAATCTTCTTCCACTGCCAACATTTTTGCTTTCAAGATTCAAGACAAGAAAGGAAGAATGCATAGGTTCATTTGCGGTGCGTTTTTCCTTCTACTCCTTGTACTCATTTAGGACCTTCTTATCCTTATGTCGAGCATTGGTGTATTTTGCTCTGATACTCGACCACTGATGCTCGATTGTTCAACTCGCAATAGTCGAGTGTGTTGAGTATTAGTGTATTTTCTAAGAATGCTCAACCACTAATGCTCGATTGCTCGACTCGCAGTGGTCGAGCATGTCAAGCATTCGTATATTTACCACTAACGATTGACTCGCATAGGTCGAGCATTAATGTATTTACCACAAATACACTAGCATATCGAACTATAATGCATTtaccactaatgctcgacatgctcaatTTGCATTGGAGCACGTCGAGCAAAGTTCACGATTTCGGCAAAATTTGTGATTTAAGTAACAGTAACTTTGTCCCTTCAAGctcaaaagaaaaagagagcCTAATTTTTCTTTCCTTGTGGTGTTCGAATTTCAGATACACACAGCATGACTGAGCTGATGACAGCAATCCTTCAGAGAGTAGGAGCTGAGATCGATCGCAACAACCTTCCACAGATTCTGGTACACTTAAGCTCCATCTCTCTAACTTTCTCACACTTCAAAAACTCTCATTCTCATCTATGGCAGTACGAAGACGAAGACAAGGACAAAGTCGTCCTTGCATCCGACAACGACCTCGTCGCAGCCGTGCACCACGCAAGGCTGGTCGGCTGGAAGGTAACACCTCGTCGTTTAATGAATTCTGTATAGCGACTGCAAGTATCTATAGAAAACTATATTAAACCACCACACCAAAATTGTCTAGCAGTAGCTAGCATGATTTTAGTCTCACTAAGAGAGTTTATGTCCGTCGCAAATTCTTTCTCGGCCAACTTTCTTGAGTTGTATGATGTGTCCGTCGCAAGTTGATACTAGCAACGAAATTTTCTGTCGCTATACTTAAATCCTGTCACTGCTAGGCATCATATAAATTTTGCTAAATCTTTAGGCGCAATAAAAATTGTGCCATTATTAGGacatttttgttgtagtgagTCAGATGGAGTTCATAGCGACAAAATTTTCCGTTGCTAAGTAGCATGTTTTTTGGTAATGTGTACTAATGAAATCCACATTGACGGCGGCAGGGATTAAGGCTACATTTAGACTACTCGGGAACGCCGCGGCATCGCCAACGGGCGTCCGACTCAGGAAGCATGCAGTACGCTCAATCGTCTCAATCGTACGGTGGCCTTGCAGCCGGGGTGGTTCTAGTCGCCGCTTTAGGCGTCTACGCAGTGTTGAGGCGAACTCGAAGCTGAtaaattgatttgatttttttttttttttgtattcttgCTGGAAGCATAGAACTATATATGCATGAAAATTAAACTGAGTTTATATATGCTGCAGCCTCATTGATATATGATATTTCGTGATGGAAATATTTGGATTTAGTTAGATACATTTTATTGTATCTTTTTTGTAATAGGGAGTTGTCTTTGAATGTGTGAATTGGAGA
This window encodes:
- the LOC131005333 gene encoding CBS domain-containing protein CBSCBSPB5-like isoform X1, with translation MTSQGGLSSSTKRSLSSLIMHSPSQGRKKSAAASEGGGAFLGSPSHRKSQSLSLSTPRSINRALSGERTVKRLRLSRAVTVPETTSIKEACQRMAARRVDALLLTDSNALLCGILTDKDIATRVIARELNMDETPASKVMTRNPVFVLSDTLAVEALQKMVQGKFRHLPVVENGEVIALLDITKCLYDAIARLERAAEKGKAIAAAVEGVEKQWGTSASGPGPNTFVETLRERFKPSLSTIISENTKIATVDQTDTVVAAAKRMHEQRASCAVVTVDNKPHGILTSRDIVRRVIALNLPPETTLVEKVMTANPECSSIDSSIVEALHSMHEGKYMHLLVVDKDGVLVTVIDVLNITHAAVTTVGSAGLNNEAASSMIQNFWDNAMALSPDDDDENRSVASLKMQSEGGDTALFLQQSSSTANIFAFKIQDKKGRMHRFICDTHSMTELMTAILQRVGAEIDRNNLPQILYEDEDKDKVVLASDNDLVAAVHHARLVGWKGLRLHLDYSGTPRHRQRASDSGSMQYAQSSQSYGGLAAGVVLVAALGVYAVLRRTRS
- the LOC131005333 gene encoding CBS domain-containing protein CBSCBSPB5-like isoform X2, which encodes MTSQGGLSSSTKRSLSSLIMHSPSQGRKKSAAASEGGGAFLGSPSHRKSQSLSLSTPRSMALSGERTVKRLRLSRAVTVPETTSIKEACQRMAARRVDALLLTDSNALLCGILTDKDIATRVIARELNMDETPASKVMTRNPVFVLSDTLAVEALQKMVQGKFRHLPVVENGEVIALLDITKCLYDAIARLERAAEKGKAIAAAVEGVEKQWGTSASGPGPNTFVETLRERFKPSLSTIISENTKIATVDQTDTVVAAAKRMHEQRASCAVVTVDNKPHGILTSRDIVRRVIALNLPPETTLVEKVMTANPECSSIDSSIVEALHSMHEGKYMHLLVVDKDGVLVTVIDVLNITHAAVTTVGSAGLNNEAASSMIQNFWDNAMALSPDDDDENRSVASLKMQSEGGDTALFLQQSSSTANIFAFKIQDKKGRMHRFICDTHSMTELMTAILQRVGAEIDRNNLPQILYEDEDKDKVVLASDNDLVAAVHHARLVGWKGLRLHLDYSGTPRHRQRASDSGSMQYAQSSQSYGGLAAGVVLVAALGVYAVLRRTRS
- the LOC131005332 gene encoding uncharacterized protein LOC131005332; amino-acid sequence: MLDWGPILIGLFLFVLLSPGVLFQMPGSTRPVEFGNFTTNGKAIMIHTLIFFGIFTILIMALRLHIYMG